The genomic interval CGCTGCTGCGCCTGCCTGGCATGACGGACGCACAGTTTTCCGCCGATGCCGCCCATGTCGAGAAGGATCTCGCTATGCTGAAAGCCCTGATGGAGAGATAGATGGCCGATAAGACAGAAAACCACGATCGTCGTATTGATTATGTTGAGTTCAACGTCGCCGACATCGCCGCCGCCAAGGCCTTTTACGGCTCGGCCTTCGGCTGGCGTTTCACCGATTACGGGCCGAACTATTGCGAATTCGACGATGGCCGGCTGAAGGGCGGCTTCACCGATTTCGGACCCGTGCGGCCGGGCGGCCCGCTCGTTGTCGTCTACGCCAGAGATCTGGAGGAGGTGCTGACGTCGGTCGAGAAGGCCGGCGGCACGATCGTCCGGCCGATCACCGATTTTCCCGGCGGTCGCCGCTTCCATTTCCTTGATCGTGACGGTTACGAACTCGCCGTCTGGGCGACTGCCTGACGGGAGGGGGTTGATCAAGCAATCCAGGCCGCCGATCGAGATCTTCCATGACGATCAG from Rhizobium lentis carries:
- a CDS encoding VOC family protein encodes the protein MADKTENHDRRIDYVEFNVADIAAAKAFYGSAFGWRFTDYGPNYCEFDDGRLKGGFTDFGPVRPGGPLVVVYARDLEEVLTSVEKAGGTIVRPITDFPGGRRFHFLDRDGYELAVWATA